The segment CTCgaaatgtattttacattttagtaaagtgaaaatattttcctcttcaaataattattcaattaaaaccGTAAtagattctaaattaaatttatatttttattcagtgaaGTTCAAAGATTATTGCTATTTCATCGACTAATTTGTCACCAAATTATCTATACTGTGGCAATTTGTGACCACAATAGAACCTCCCCCCCCCCGCCTcctttctaaatgaaatttagtcATCAGTTTCTAATCAAAGGCGCATACTTTTTCAATACTTAAAGTGAGTAACTGGCCGAAAGATTTGTCTCGACGGAGCAAGCACTTCTATaatttctgcgcatgcgtggcCTTATTGGATCGACTAGTGCTGGCTTGATGTAAACACGGCTCAAAGTTGGGTTTACATTAAGCCAGTATTGCTGATCCAGTAAGCTTTCAGCACATGTGCAAAGAAGATTGCACATGTGCTGAAAGAATGAACAATAAGAAGTATTTGTTGCTCTGCAGTTTTTGCTCATGGGCGATCTTACTGTAATGATAATATTGGCTTAATGTAAATCCTATTTTAAATAGCGCACACTAGAAAATCATTAAgattaatttacaaaaagtatttaattggAACATTTTGAAACCATTAACCAAGTGATCGTTAAAGTcaactagtttaaaataaaactgatcttTATCAGTTTGTTGTAAATTCTGAAGTTTCGGAAAAGCTCCCGTGTCTGCAAcggaatattaattaataatttaataataaaagaaataattgctgATGCAAATTAAGAACcgtaatttcatcaaaatctgaagtatattaattaataatagttgTGAAAGACAATATGTATTCCAaaccacgttttttttttttttttttcttttgcgatTCAAAACTTTCAAATCGAAACTTTTTAATCGTCAGTAGAATATCATGCAATTCAAAGCTATATTTTACAatagaaagtatttaaatattatatttttcttacataCTATGCAGTCTTCGAGGgggattctttaaaaataatattacttaaataactagataattatttaaaattaattaaatatctgataattatttatttataatatcctaTTGATTCTGCGCTAATAATTTATCAATCTCTTTTTCTATTATCTCATCGATTTACTTAAAATCTTTCTTTGAAGAGCTTTTTAATGGAAAGATCGTAAGAAGTTTATCTCTAATGTGAGTTCTTTTATTACTAGTTATTATTACGACCAACTATTTAGCCGGGCGATCCAGTTCtatttcattgcaattaaatCTCTTTGATATAACTTAATATCTGATtccattattaaagaaattttaagcaacaaattGTCTTAGGTGTTAAAATCATGTCATTTAATAGTTCTACATAAGCTTTGTTCATTTTgaacatgaatttttctaatagcAATCAGTCCCATGAGATAATTATCATAGCATCattaatacaaaagtaattgtcattttttttatcttcttaactTGTACCTTTCTTGCGTATATATAATTTTGCGAGAGTGTCTTATAAGGTACTCAGATATAAAACAGAATCCTTcgtccttagctttcaacaatagagcCGATTatacaagattaaaatattaatatttgataaaagattgAAAGCAGTTAGAATATCAGGTCATcaatgtaatctattattggaaatttgacaaaaaaatattttttaaaaaataccaaaattcagGTAATTGCACTcctattaaattagtataattaaaaatacaaattttaaaagttcggaaaggcgtaaaatttatttttgaaccattgtATTTTCGAAAGTCATAAGCGAGaatctttaaaattcagtttcatttataattaaataaaattctaataaaaatgtcgAAAAAAATCGCCCCGAGTTGCAGATTCCAGCCTTACAACGTATATAAGTGCCAAATTTCACAGTTGTAACAGATATAGCTCTGGCCTATACACAGCCAATACACACGCGCACAAACATTTAGcttcattattattagaaattatattcattaataacttCTTTTATTCAACAAGCATTTTACAAAGCAAcctagcaaaataattttagcactattttaatattattttagctgTTCTAAAAACtaatgtttaattctttattatcagCATATAAATCTTACGTTTTCATagcatatatattcaaatatttatatataatattcatatataaaatattataattgagcTGAGCTTAAGCTTCTGCAAAGCAtcgataattgaaatttaaatacatctttttGTCGGCGAGTTCTAAATAACAAACCAAAAactttttagaattcatttaaagaaattctacaatataaaagaaatattaagaatttttttttttttgtccctaaTCATTTTGCAAATAAGTTTAATCTTTATGGTTACTTTTTAATTCCGGAGAttccaacattttatttcttttcatattaaattttaaatatttagtttcaaaataattttaaaacaaatgtttttaaaactaataatgttaataatgcaagccgtttttttttctttccaaaatctcatttcaaaaaaattatggtaCACATGTAGCGtgcaacatttataattttaaaacacgaAAAGCGCACTTGTGTGCTTTCAGTAGATTGTTTATGTTTCCACgaacattttatttctagaataatttttcagcaataaaaatcaCGACAAAGCCAAATGATTCTTTGCAAATCTAATTGCCTCTTTAAAGATAGactgcaaattttattatttcatgcacTATTTGATTTGCAGTAGAATCATAACAGAGCACTAGTGACCACCATCAAATCAAACTGAACAAATTTGTTCTAATTTTACCTCCTAATAACGTAATAACGTATGAAGTGCCCCATAAAATGATGACACATTTCTTTACTGACattggaggagaaaaaaaaatttatacatcttAGAtcatattacttaataaattaacATTAGATATGACACACAATTGTTCATAGATTCAATCAATCCTTGTCGTGAAATTTAGCTTACTCCACATATAATTTAGAACAtgcttattgcattttttttaatgaaaaaaaggtaCTGTATTATCGTTTGGCGCGCGAAAGTTCCGAGAGAATTCGAAATTAAATGCGGTGTtccattttatattaacttttttttatgctCTCTCTTGCAAGAAATTggtagaaatgttatttttatatttaagagactGTTTACGCGAATCAACTcatgcaagaataatttttttcttttttacgcaCTATTTAGAATTTAAGAAGATAATTATGAAGGAAGAAGCATCTGACGTCAACGATTTCCCCGAGATGGCGCTGCAGTCACTCTCATCGAATGAGGCGGCGGAAGACGCGTCGCAGAGTTGTGATTCTCCTCAGTCGACGATCGTCAGTGGAGGAGTTGTGAACGATGGATTCGTGAGCGACGGTGAACAAGAAGTGGACGTTTGCTTTGTTGACGATCGCTCCCAAGACAGGATTAACTGTGGATATCCGAAGGCTGACAGTGGTGCATTTTCTGAGAATCGGAATTCGTCAGCTAGATTGTGTATTGCAAGACGGATATACAGGCCGGGGATAACTCCGCTCCATCCACGTCGGTTGTGGTTCGAACGTCGCCACTGGGGTTCGATCCTCCCCCGAGAAGCTCGAGACCACTTGCCTGGCAGCGTCCAGTTTCCGCATCGGGAAGTAGGTCAAGCACACCTTGACTCGGAAGGTGGCACATCGTCTACACCTCCTTCCAAGGTAGTGTACAATATCGGAGTGTTCTATTCCGACACCGACCTCTGCGAGAAATCGTCTGCCGAACAGACCGAAACCGGCGATCATGCGTCCGGCGATGATGCCGATAAACAGATAGTCGTCTGTAACAATATGACCAGCAATACGGGAGTGGTGGGGGAGGGGGGATTAAACCTCCCCCACGACCAACACACCCGGCGTTCTTCCAACAGTTGTCGGAGCACGAGACGCTTGACCACCCATACGCAACTCACCCCGGATACCTTTGCACCGCCACCGGACAGTCCAACACCTGAGAACAACACGTTGCCGGACATACTCAACTCTCACATGCCCCCGCCTTATTCTACGTTGCCCCCTACATCGGGGGGTCGGCGGCTTCCACCCCCTTCGCATCCTCCCCCACCACCTCCCCCTGCAACTGCTTGTCCTCACTTGACCAATAACCACCCCCGCAGGACGTCCCGGGGTGGAGCTGGTCGAAGTGGAGCTTTCAGGGGTTTCAATTCTAGAGGGGACCGAGGCCGGAGAGGGGTGGTCCCCGGATTTGCTACCAACCCCCCAGCAGCATCCGAATCGGATGAACCGAAACACTGTTGTGGTGTAATGGTCACTCAGACAGTGAGTATCAGGTGGTTCATAGTGATGATTGCCTTTGTTGGATTGTGCTGTGCCATTGTGGGTACTGTGCTTGGTGCACTCAAGGCCACAGGAAGGGAACACCTAACAGTATCTCTGCTTATGATAGGTGAGTACCTCATTATCCATCTCATTTAAATTCACTTCATTTTCATATGAGGCTTCCATTGAATGAGCCGCCACTGAGTGACATCACACTTGGCGCAGAATACCGGCTGTGGATTATTTCAGAGAATAGCTTAAATCTATACAAAGTTAGGAAACATcgattttaaattgcaatagAGTGTCACAAAATTTAAAGTGACAGCACTCAGTGGATTCCTCATGTGAAACTATTGCAACATTTAATTGTCTATTGTTGGTATATCAACTTATTATTGGAAATTGATTTGCTTTCGAAGTAATATAGAGTTGGTATTGAACTGAATTGAAGAAATAGCTTTcgatttttctgttttgtttatcGAATGTTTTCGTTTCAGTTTATTGAGAACAAAGCCAAGCAAATTTCTCTTTCTCTGTCTCTCCCCAAGAAAATGCTGTCATTTAAAAGTCGAAATTTACAGCATTTTCTTAGCGCACTCTAAGTAAAGCTTGGCATTCTAAAATCATGTactgatttaatattattttgggtAAAAATGACGACATTTTTCATGAGAAGGGCCGCTTGTTACTccgaaaaatatcttttacatattaaaaaactGCACATAAAAGGAgctgaatattttctattttttttattattatttttttaaatatacagatgaATATTAGAATTCAGTTTTAGCAAGTTATTTATCTTCggcattcaatgttttttttctgtagaacTTTAAGCTCAGACATTCTTTTTCAACTGGATATCTTATTATAAATGACATAATAGggatttataataactttttgatGTCGACCGATTAATAGAATTTaccgaaaaaaaattttagatcgTCATTTTTTGATAAGATATTGGAGAAgtttttatcagattttgtttATATCACACATGCTCATCAAACTTCAGGTCAGTTACGTGTTCACCTAAAACCTGATCCACCAATTTccccatatttttttaatttcacgttTATCGTTTCAGCGTGTTACTAACAACGGCTGAAATTACTATTTACTTTTACCCTTTGACTTTTCACGTGGATCATATGATTATCCTTTCTGCGGCCTGCCACATCAGTGACCACATCCCAACCACCTCATGATAACTGCAAACCACATTCAAAGAACTTATCTGGTATTATCACATGGGTTAATGAAATTCGACGCCACTTTTGTAACCtcatagaaagagaaaaaaatgagcatttgATAATCACTTTCAACATACCGTAAACATTTGCTTTGTTTTAGTCATTTTTATGTGAAAAGGGTTACGCATAAA is part of the Argiope bruennichi chromosome 10, qqArgBrue1.1, whole genome shotgun sequence genome and harbors:
- the LOC129988466 gene encoding uncharacterized protein LOC129988466, whose translation is MKEEASDVNDFPEMALQSLSSNEAAEDASQSCDSPQSTIVSGGVVNDGFVSDGEQEVDVCFVDDRSQDRINCGYPKADSGAFSENRNSSARLCIARRIYRPGITPLHPRRLWFERRHWGSILPREARDHLPGSVQFPHREVGQAHLDSEGGTSSTPPSKVVYNIGVFYSDTDLCEKSSAEQTETGDHASGDDADKQIVVCNNMTSNTGVVGEGGLNLPHDQHTRRSSNSCRSTRRLTTHTQLTPDTFAPPPDSPTPENNTLPDILNSHMPPPYSTLPPTSGGRRLPPPSHPPPPPPPATACPHLTNNHPRRTSRGGAGRSGAFRGFNSRGDRGRRGVVPGFATNPPAASESDEPKHCCGVMVTQTVSIRWFIVMIAFVGLCCAIVGTVLGALKATGREHLTVSLLMIGVGIVLITVSGIAWRLTSHDAPSCRAMLGLQNSEQEPNRRFVPRVPPYGRPHHPYAAMMYPEFQYRPPPPSYQASMQEYRLRLLLLDRQQGSGATSNTASALSPVSPPPTYRSHNAGTLHSRPPLTLTDREYSRPPSYRSRASSAGVLRPSTETLCSLSTQQQSPQQPQPQLQPVPATSHSRNPSLSLSFLSHESLFLDSGHSRPVAAQDPVHFTSPSGDSVVGGLSDDSRDGGSSTWDRGGGPWKPLPHDVNAVTIVQTTDSSQVLNRDTASVILSVPGREVPQMSGGSAGEVRILAHV